A genomic stretch from Candidatus Kapaibacterium thiocyanatum includes:
- a CDS encoding tyrosine--tRNA ligase has protein sequence MLTISEQLDVIRQNVVDLLPEEDLVRKLERSVTTGKPLTIKLGLDPSRPDIHIGHAVVLNKLRQFQDLGHRVVLIVGDFTAMIGDPTGKSRTRPALTLEETRENGRTYVDQASKVLDMEKTSVVHNSEWLNALTFQDVIALAAKYTVAQLLERDDFTKRYRAGEPISVHEFLYPLSQAYDSVAIGSDIEIGGTDQKFNLLVGREIMRSSGMEPQCILTMPILEGTDGVEKMSKSLNNYIGLSDSPKDMFGKTMSIPDTLIPRYLQYACYAPADEVQRTTQGLADGSVHPRNAKVDIAKRIVARYHGQGDADAAFAEFERIFVKKDVPDVIEERTIDGPADQSLVDVMVATGLVTSKGEARRLIQQGGVKVDGEKIADIAAVLNFAEPRIVRAGKLKFLRISVQ, from the coding sequence ATGCTGACAATCTCCGAACAACTCGACGTGATCCGCCAGAACGTGGTGGACCTCCTGCCCGAAGAAGACCTCGTCCGCAAGCTCGAACGCAGCGTCACGACAGGGAAGCCGCTGACGATCAAACTGGGACTCGATCCGAGCCGCCCCGACATCCACATCGGCCATGCCGTCGTTCTCAACAAGCTGCGCCAGTTCCAGGACCTCGGCCATCGCGTCGTACTGATCGTGGGCGACTTCACGGCGATGATCGGCGATCCCACCGGAAAGTCCAGGACGCGCCCCGCCCTCACCCTCGAGGAGACCCGCGAGAATGGCCGTACCTACGTCGACCAGGCATCGAAGGTACTGGACATGGAGAAGACGTCGGTGGTCCACAACAGCGAATGGCTCAACGCCCTGACCTTCCAGGACGTCATCGCCCTGGCGGCCAAGTATACCGTGGCACAACTGCTCGAACGTGACGACTTCACGAAGCGATACAGGGCCGGCGAGCCCATCAGCGTCCATGAATTCCTCTATCCCCTCTCGCAGGCCTACGATTCCGTGGCCATCGGCAGCGACATCGAGATCGGTGGTACGGACCAGAAGTTCAATCTGCTGGTTGGACGTGAGATCATGCGCTCGTCCGGGATGGAACCGCAGTGCATCCTGACGATGCCCATTCTCGAAGGCACCGACGGGGTCGAGAAGATGAGCAAGTCCCTGAACAACTACATCGGCCTGTCGGATTCGCCGAAGGACATGTTCGGCAAGACCATGTCCATTCCCGATACGCTGATCCCCCGCTACCTCCAGTACGCATGCTATGCACCAGCCGATGAAGTGCAGCGTACGACGCAGGGCCTGGCCGATGGTTCCGTCCATCCGCGTAATGCCAAGGTCGATATCGCCAAGCGGATCGTCGCACGATATCATGGCCAGGGCGATGCCGATGCCGCCTTCGCCGAGTTCGAGCGGATCTTCGTCAAGAAGGATGTTCCGGACGTCATCGAAGAACGCACCATCGACGGTCCTGCCGACCAATCGCTCGTCGACGTCATGGTCGCGACCGGTCTTGTAACTTCCAAGGGCGAGGCGCGTCGTCTTATCCAGCAAGGCGGCGTCAAGGTCGATGGCGAGAAGATCGCAGACATCGCCGCAGTGCTGAACTTCGCCGAACCGCGCATCGTGCGCGCCGGTAAACTCAAATTCCTGCGTATCTCGGTACAATGA
- a CDS encoding SsrA-binding protein codes for MATPNERSTRSIIQNRKALHDYEVLQRFEAGIVLTGTEVKSLRAGKVSLVDAYAIFPSKASDELMLVGMHINPYDFGNRENHIPTRPRKLLLHEHELVRLRTGVEEKGLTIIPLSLYFSGPYIKVELGLVRGKKLYDKRASIKDREQERAMRRDTD; via the coding sequence ATGGCAACGCCCAACGAACGATCGACCCGCTCCATCATCCAGAACCGCAAGGCCCTGCACGACTATGAAGTGCTCCAGCGGTTCGAGGCCGGCATCGTATTGACCGGAACCGAGGTGAAATCCCTCCGTGCAGGCAAGGTATCCCTCGTCGATGCCTATGCCATCTTTCCTTCGAAGGCGTCGGACGAGCTGATGCTCGTCGGCATGCACATCAATCCGTACGACTTCGGCAACAGGGAGAACCATATCCCTACGCGTCCGCGCAAGCTGCTCCTCCACGAACACGAACTCGTGCGCCTGCGTACCGGTGTGGAAGAGAAGGGTCTGACCATCATTCCGCTCTCCCTCTATTTCTCCGGCCCGTATATCAAGGTCGAACTCGGTCTCGTCCGAGGCAAGAAACTGTACGACAAGCGCGCATCGATCAAGGATCGCGAACAGGAACGCGCGATGCGCCGCGATACCGACTAG